The Larimichthys crocea isolate SSNF chromosome XI, L_crocea_2.0, whole genome shotgun sequence genome has a segment encoding these proteins:
- the LOC109138582 gene encoding uncharacterized protein LOC109138582 isoform X1: MVQFSWIKVSLSVVLLLQFTAVTGQNQPFTVRVGDDVTLPCGNVTKDQNKCDTTTWKVIWKEVDAAVELVHLGQIRKYSIIEDISGRLSVTENCSLVIKKVTVGDVGRYTCLKSGEQQGPDSHVYLSVVHIEKQQANDSVVLTCAVVTYAGCGYTVQWLHDDDKPVTETSQFGCSAIMTFKKSDNVLLKCKVTDDESGRTLLSSFSLQSSAVTGQNQRPIVRVGDDVTLPCGNVMKDQNKCDTTTWTSRWKERDAAVQLVTLGQISKREAKSDRLSVTENCSLVIKKVTVDDVGRYTCLKSGKQQDPDSHVYLTVVKIDKDQTDESVYLSCDVLTYAGCGYTVQWLYDDDKPVTDTVKSDCADIMTFSFHHHQKSDNVLLKCKVTDDESGRTLLSSFSLQSSANGGNKTSSAEDDAPTHGNLWIIIVSVGSAALLIVIVAVMIWKKSKGRETQTDGNTEQSLNPAETLSAPQTSEDTTDPEDGVPYASISFIRQTDSEARVCGDGDDAVTYATVKPSSSSAGASADLYATVNHPKTNGAAV, translated from the exons ATGGTTCAGTTCAGCTGGATTaaagtgtctttgtctgtggtgctgctgcttcagttcACAG CAGTAACTGGACAAAACCAACCCTTCACTGTCAGAGTTGGAGATGACGTCACTTTGCCGTGTGGAAATGTGACGAAAGATCAGAACAAATGTGACACAACTACCTGGAAAGTCATATGGAAGGAGGTGGATGCAGCAGTAGAGCTGGTTCATCTTGGGCAGATTAGGAAATATTCGATTATCGAAGATATATCAGGCAGACTGAGTGTTACAGAGAATTGTTCTCTGGTTATAAAGAAGGTCACAGTCGGGGATGTTGGTCGTTACACCTGCCTCAAATCAGGAGAACAACAAGGTCCAGACTCTcatgtttatctgtctgttgttcaca TTGAAAAACAACAGGCAAATGATTCTGTCGTCTTGACCTGCGCTGTGGTGACATATGCAGGTTGTGGATACACAGTGCAGTGGCTGCATGATGATGATAAGCCTGTCACAGAGACATCACAGTTTGGCTGTTCAGCCatcatgacatttaaaaagtcagatAACGTGTTGCTCAAGTGTAAAGTGACAGATGATGAGAGTGGACGAACCCTGCTGTCTTCTTTTAGCCTCCAGTCATCAG CAGTAACTGGACAAAACCAACGCCCCATTGTCAGAGTTGGAGATGACGTCACTTTGCCGtgtggaaatgtgatgaaagatCAGAACAAATGTGACACAACTACCTGGACCTCAAGATGGAAGGAGAGGGATGCAGCAGTACAGCTGGTTACTCTTGGACAGATTAGTAAACGTGAAgctaaatcagacagactgagtgttaCAGAGAATTGTTCTCTGGTTATAAAGAAGGTCACAGTCGACGATGTTGGTCGTTACACCTGCCTCAAATCAGGAAAACAACAAGATCCAGACTCTCATGTTTATCTGACTGTTGTTAAAA TTGACAAAGATCAGACTGATGAATCTGTCTACTTGTCCTGCGATGTGCTGACATATGCAGGTTGTGGATACACAGTGCAGTGGCTGTATGATGATGATAAGCCTGTCACAGACACAGTAAAGTCTGACTGTGCAGACATCATGACATTtagttttcatcatcatcaaaagtCAGATAACGTGTTGCTCAAGTGTAAAGTGACAGATGATGAGAGTGGACGAACCCTGCTGTCTTCTTTTAGCCTCCAGTCATCAG CAAATGGGGGAAACAAAACGTCATCTGCAGAGGACGACGCTCCAACACATG GTAACTTGTGGATCATCATTGTGTCTGTGGGTTCGGCAGCACTCCTAATCGTCATTGTGGCGGTCATGATATGGAAGAAATCTAAAG GGAGGGAAACACAGACGGACGGAAACACG GAACAGAGCTTGAACCCTGCAGAGACTCTGTCTGCTCCACAGACCAGCGAGGACACG ACCGATCCTGAAGATGGTGTTCCCTACGCCTCCATCAGCTTCATCAGGCAGACCGACAGTGAAGCCCGG GTCTGTGGAGATGGTGATGATGCAGTGACCTACGCCACCGTCaaaccctcctcttcttctgctggaGCCTCTGCTGATCTCTACGCCACCGTCAACCATCCAAAGACAAACGGGGCCGCAGTGTAG
- the LOC109138582 gene encoding uncharacterized protein LOC109138582 isoform X3, translated as MVQFSWIKVSLSVVLLLQFTAVTGQNQPFTVRVGDDVTLPCGNVTKDQNKCDTTTWKVIWKEVDAAVELVHLGQIRKYSIIEDISGRLSVTENCSLVIKKVTVGDVGRYTCLKSGEQQGPDSHVYLSVVHIEKQQANDSVVLTCAVVTYAGCGYTVQWLHDDDKPVTETSQFGCSAIMTFKKSDNVLLKCKVTDDESGRTLLSSFSLQSSANGGNKTSSAEDDAPTHGNLWIIIVSVGSAALLIVIVAVMIWKKSKGRETQTDGNTEQSLNPAETLSAPQTSEDTTDPEDGVPYASISFIRQTDSEARVCGDGDDAVTYATVKPSSSSAGASADLYATVNHPKTNGAAV; from the exons ATGGTTCAGTTCAGCTGGATTaaagtgtctttgtctgtggtgctgctgcttcagttcACAG CAGTAACTGGACAAAACCAACCCTTCACTGTCAGAGTTGGAGATGACGTCACTTTGCCGTGTGGAAATGTGACGAAAGATCAGAACAAATGTGACACAACTACCTGGAAAGTCATATGGAAGGAGGTGGATGCAGCAGTAGAGCTGGTTCATCTTGGGCAGATTAGGAAATATTCGATTATCGAAGATATATCAGGCAGACTGAGTGTTACAGAGAATTGTTCTCTGGTTATAAAGAAGGTCACAGTCGGGGATGTTGGTCGTTACACCTGCCTCAAATCAGGAGAACAACAAGGTCCAGACTCTcatgtttatctgtctgttgttcaca TTGAAAAACAACAGGCAAATGATTCTGTCGTCTTGACCTGCGCTGTGGTGACATATGCAGGTTGTGGATACACAGTGCAGTGGCTGCATGATGATGATAAGCCTGTCACAGAGACATCACAGTTTGGCTGTTCAGCCatcatgacatttaaaaagtcagatAACGTGTTGCTCAAGTGTAAAGTGACAGATGATGAGAGTGGACGAACCCTGCTGTCTTCTTTTAGCCTCCAGTCATCAG CAAATGGGGGAAACAAAACGTCATCTGCAGAGGACGACGCTCCAACACATG GTAACTTGTGGATCATCATTGTGTCTGTGGGTTCGGCAGCACTCCTAATCGTCATTGTGGCGGTCATGATATGGAAGAAATCTAAAG GGAGGGAAACACAGACGGACGGAAACACG GAACAGAGCTTGAACCCTGCAGAGACTCTGTCTGCTCCACAGACCAGCGAGGACACG ACCGATCCTGAAGATGGTGTTCCCTACGCCTCCATCAGCTTCATCAGGCAGACCGACAGTGAAGCCCGG GTCTGTGGAGATGGTGATGATGCAGTGACCTACGCCACCGTCaaaccctcctcttcttctgctggaGCCTCTGCTGATCTCTACGCCACCGTCAACCATCCAAAGACAAACGGGGCCGCAGTGTAG
- the LOC109138582 gene encoding uncharacterized protein LOC109138582 isoform X2, producing the protein MVQFSWIKVSLSVVLLLQFTAVTGQNQPFTVRVGDDVTLPCGNVTKDQNKCDTTTWKVIWKEVDAAVELVHLGQIRKYSIIEDISGRLSVTENCSLVIKKVTVGDVGRYTCLKSGEQQGPDSHVYLSVVHIEKQQANDSVVLTCAVVTYAGCGYTVQWLHDDDKPVTETSQFGCSAIMTFKKSDNVLLKCKVTDDESGRTLLSSFSLQSSAVTGQNQRPIVRVGDDVTLPCGNVMKDQNKCDTTTWTSRWKERDAAVQLVTLGQISKREAKSDRLSVTENCSLVIKKVTVDDVGRYTCLKSGKQQDPDSHVYLTVVKIDKDQTDESVYLSCDVLTYAGCGYTVQWLYDDDKPVTDTVKSDCADIMTFSFHHHQKSDNVLLKCKVTDDESGRTLLSSFSLQSSGNLWIIIVSVGSAALLIVIVAVMIWKKSKGRETQTDGNTEQSLNPAETLSAPQTSEDTTDPEDGVPYASISFIRQTDSEARVCGDGDDAVTYATVKPSSSSAGASADLYATVNHPKTNGAAV; encoded by the exons ATGGTTCAGTTCAGCTGGATTaaagtgtctttgtctgtggtgctgctgcttcagttcACAG CAGTAACTGGACAAAACCAACCCTTCACTGTCAGAGTTGGAGATGACGTCACTTTGCCGTGTGGAAATGTGACGAAAGATCAGAACAAATGTGACACAACTACCTGGAAAGTCATATGGAAGGAGGTGGATGCAGCAGTAGAGCTGGTTCATCTTGGGCAGATTAGGAAATATTCGATTATCGAAGATATATCAGGCAGACTGAGTGTTACAGAGAATTGTTCTCTGGTTATAAAGAAGGTCACAGTCGGGGATGTTGGTCGTTACACCTGCCTCAAATCAGGAGAACAACAAGGTCCAGACTCTcatgtttatctgtctgttgttcaca TTGAAAAACAACAGGCAAATGATTCTGTCGTCTTGACCTGCGCTGTGGTGACATATGCAGGTTGTGGATACACAGTGCAGTGGCTGCATGATGATGATAAGCCTGTCACAGAGACATCACAGTTTGGCTGTTCAGCCatcatgacatttaaaaagtcagatAACGTGTTGCTCAAGTGTAAAGTGACAGATGATGAGAGTGGACGAACCCTGCTGTCTTCTTTTAGCCTCCAGTCATCAG CAGTAACTGGACAAAACCAACGCCCCATTGTCAGAGTTGGAGATGACGTCACTTTGCCGtgtggaaatgtgatgaaagatCAGAACAAATGTGACACAACTACCTGGACCTCAAGATGGAAGGAGAGGGATGCAGCAGTACAGCTGGTTACTCTTGGACAGATTAGTAAACGTGAAgctaaatcagacagactgagtgttaCAGAGAATTGTTCTCTGGTTATAAAGAAGGTCACAGTCGACGATGTTGGTCGTTACACCTGCCTCAAATCAGGAAAACAACAAGATCCAGACTCTCATGTTTATCTGACTGTTGTTAAAA TTGACAAAGATCAGACTGATGAATCTGTCTACTTGTCCTGCGATGTGCTGACATATGCAGGTTGTGGATACACAGTGCAGTGGCTGTATGATGATGATAAGCCTGTCACAGACACAGTAAAGTCTGACTGTGCAGACATCATGACATTtagttttcatcatcatcaaaagtCAGATAACGTGTTGCTCAAGTGTAAAGTGACAGATGATGAGAGTGGACGAACCCTGCTGTCTTCTTTTAGCCTCCAGTCATCAG GTAACTTGTGGATCATCATTGTGTCTGTGGGTTCGGCAGCACTCCTAATCGTCATTGTGGCGGTCATGATATGGAAGAAATCTAAAG GGAGGGAAACACAGACGGACGGAAACACG GAACAGAGCTTGAACCCTGCAGAGACTCTGTCTGCTCCACAGACCAGCGAGGACACG ACCGATCCTGAAGATGGTGTTCCCTACGCCTCCATCAGCTTCATCAGGCAGACCGACAGTGAAGCCCGG GTCTGTGGAGATGGTGATGATGCAGTGACCTACGCCACCGTCaaaccctcctcttcttctgctggaGCCTCTGCTGATCTCTACGCCACCGTCAACCATCCAAAGACAAACGGGGCCGCAGTGTAG
- the LOC104939018 gene encoding uncharacterized protein LOC104939018 isoform X1 produces the protein MVEVGWIKTSLFLMPVLLFAAAVTGQSILRVLVRVGDEVTLTCENVIGYQDKCKRTDWLIDDPRQRAAVELIKRGQISERAKSKSDRLSVTQNCSLVIKKVTHEDVGRYTCRQYDSGHGDSRVDLSVVTMTEHENNDQVTLSCSVSEHEWCNHRVEWLYEGKVKDKETSRRICSVNLTYKKQESKKYKSLNCEVTDLSNGQEQQFPFSRQTSGEKPATTTTTATAGRTSTTTERNVTKSPGREIEVWWFIVVAVGLAALLIIAVTLFLCKRTKGKKTRMDENTGQSLNPVVTESGPEITQHTDDGVAYASISYTKKASSKTRVQVRSDDDEDDTVTYSTVRASSSPAAADTADPNNIYAKINKPRK, from the exons ATGGTTGAAGTCGGGTGGATTAAAACGTCTTTGTTTCTGATGCcagtgctgctgtttgcag cagcagtgactgGACAATCTATTCTCCGTGTTCTTGTCAGAGTTGGAGATGAAGTCACTTTGACTTGTGAAAATGTGATTGGTTATCAGGACAAATGTAAACGTACTGACTGGCTCATCGATGATCcaagacagagagcagcagtagAGCTGATTAAACGTGGGCAGATTTCTGAAAGAGCCAaatctaaatcagacagactgagtgttaCACAGAACTGTTCTCTGGTTATAAAGAAGGTCACACATGAAGATGTTGGTCGTTACACCTGCAGACAGTATGACTCAGGACATGGAGACAGTCGGGTTGATCTGTCTGTTGTTACCA TGACTGAACACGAGAACAATGATCAGGTGACGTTGTCCTGCTCTGTGTCGGAACATGAATGGTGTAATCACAGAGTGGAGTGGCTGTATGAGGGTAAAGTTAAAGACAAGGAGACATCACGGCGTATTTGCTCAGTTAATTTGACCTATAAGAAGCAGGAGTCAAAGAAGTACAAGTCACTTAACTGTGAAGTGACTGATCTTTCCAATGGACAAGAGCAGCAGTTTCCCTTCAGCCGTCAGACCTCAGGTGAGAAACCAG caacaacaacaacaacggcaaCAGCAGGACggacatcaacaacaactgagAGGAATGTGACGAAGTCACCAGGGCGTGAAATAGAAG TTTGGTGGTTCATCGTTGTGGCTGTGGGTTTGGCTGCACTCTTAATAATCGCTGTGACGCTCTTCTTATGCAAGAGAACTAAAG gCAAAAAAACGCGGATGGATGAAAACACG GGACAGAGCTTAAACCCCGTGGTGACCGAGTCTGGCCCTGAAATCACTCAGCACACG GACGATGGTGTTGCCTACGCCTCCATCAGCTACACCAAGAAGGCCAGCAGTAAAACCCGG GTGCAGGTTAGAAGTGACGATGACGAAGACGACACGGTGACCTACAGCACTGTGAGagcttcttcctctcctgctgcagcCGACACCGCTGACCCCAACAACATCTACGCCAAGATCAACAAACCACGCAAATAA
- the LOC104939018 gene encoding uncharacterized protein LOC104939018 isoform X3: protein MVEVGWIKTSLFLMPVLLFAAAVTGQSILRVLVRVGDEVTLTCENVIGYQDKCKRTDWLIDDPRQRAAVELIKRGQISERAKSKSDRLSVTQNCSLVIKKVTHEDVGRYTCRQYDSGHGDSRVDLSVVTMTEHENNDQVTLSCSVSEHEWCNHRVEWLYEGKVKDKETSRRICSVNLTYKKQESKKYKSLNCEVTDLSNGQEQQFPFSRQTSATTTTTATAGRTSTTTERNVTKSPGREIEVWWFIVVAVGLAALLIIAVTLFLCKRTKGKKTRMDENTGQSLNPVVTESGPEITQHTDDGVAYASISYTKKASSKTRVQVRSDDDEDDTVTYSTVRASSSPAAADTADPNNIYAKINKPRK from the exons ATGGTTGAAGTCGGGTGGATTAAAACGTCTTTGTTTCTGATGCcagtgctgctgtttgcag cagcagtgactgGACAATCTATTCTCCGTGTTCTTGTCAGAGTTGGAGATGAAGTCACTTTGACTTGTGAAAATGTGATTGGTTATCAGGACAAATGTAAACGTACTGACTGGCTCATCGATGATCcaagacagagagcagcagtagAGCTGATTAAACGTGGGCAGATTTCTGAAAGAGCCAaatctaaatcagacagactgagtgttaCACAGAACTGTTCTCTGGTTATAAAGAAGGTCACACATGAAGATGTTGGTCGTTACACCTGCAGACAGTATGACTCAGGACATGGAGACAGTCGGGTTGATCTGTCTGTTGTTACCA TGACTGAACACGAGAACAATGATCAGGTGACGTTGTCCTGCTCTGTGTCGGAACATGAATGGTGTAATCACAGAGTGGAGTGGCTGTATGAGGGTAAAGTTAAAGACAAGGAGACATCACGGCGTATTTGCTCAGTTAATTTGACCTATAAGAAGCAGGAGTCAAAGAAGTACAAGTCACTTAACTGTGAAGTGACTGATCTTTCCAATGGACAAGAGCAGCAGTTTCCCTTCAGCCGTCAGACCTCAG caacaacaacaacaacggcaaCAGCAGGACggacatcaacaacaactgagAGGAATGTGACGAAGTCACCAGGGCGTGAAATAGAAG TTTGGTGGTTCATCGTTGTGGCTGTGGGTTTGGCTGCACTCTTAATAATCGCTGTGACGCTCTTCTTATGCAAGAGAACTAAAG gCAAAAAAACGCGGATGGATGAAAACACG GGACAGAGCTTAAACCCCGTGGTGACCGAGTCTGGCCCTGAAATCACTCAGCACACG GACGATGGTGTTGCCTACGCCTCCATCAGCTACACCAAGAAGGCCAGCAGTAAAACCCGG GTGCAGGTTAGAAGTGACGATGACGAAGACGACACGGTGACCTACAGCACTGTGAGagcttcttcctctcctgctgcagcCGACACCGCTGACCCCAACAACATCTACGCCAAGATCAACAAACCACGCAAATAA
- the LOC104939018 gene encoding uncharacterized protein LOC104939018 isoform X2, whose translation MVEVGWIKTSLFLMPVLLFAAVTGQSILRVLVRVGDEVTLTCENVIGYQDKCKRTDWLIDDPRQRAAVELIKRGQISERAKSKSDRLSVTQNCSLVIKKVTHEDVGRYTCRQYDSGHGDSRVDLSVVTMTEHENNDQVTLSCSVSEHEWCNHRVEWLYEGKVKDKETSRRICSVNLTYKKQESKKYKSLNCEVTDLSNGQEQQFPFSRQTSGEKPATTTTTATAGRTSTTTERNVTKSPGREIEVWWFIVVAVGLAALLIIAVTLFLCKRTKGKKTRMDENTGQSLNPVVTESGPEITQHTDDGVAYASISYTKKASSKTRVQVRSDDDEDDTVTYSTVRASSSPAAADTADPNNIYAKINKPRK comes from the exons ATGGTTGAAGTCGGGTGGATTAAAACGTCTTTGTTTCTGATGCcagtgctgctgtttgcag cagtgactgGACAATCTATTCTCCGTGTTCTTGTCAGAGTTGGAGATGAAGTCACTTTGACTTGTGAAAATGTGATTGGTTATCAGGACAAATGTAAACGTACTGACTGGCTCATCGATGATCcaagacagagagcagcagtagAGCTGATTAAACGTGGGCAGATTTCTGAAAGAGCCAaatctaaatcagacagactgagtgttaCACAGAACTGTTCTCTGGTTATAAAGAAGGTCACACATGAAGATGTTGGTCGTTACACCTGCAGACAGTATGACTCAGGACATGGAGACAGTCGGGTTGATCTGTCTGTTGTTACCA TGACTGAACACGAGAACAATGATCAGGTGACGTTGTCCTGCTCTGTGTCGGAACATGAATGGTGTAATCACAGAGTGGAGTGGCTGTATGAGGGTAAAGTTAAAGACAAGGAGACATCACGGCGTATTTGCTCAGTTAATTTGACCTATAAGAAGCAGGAGTCAAAGAAGTACAAGTCACTTAACTGTGAAGTGACTGATCTTTCCAATGGACAAGAGCAGCAGTTTCCCTTCAGCCGTCAGACCTCAGGTGAGAAACCAG caacaacaacaacaacggcaaCAGCAGGACggacatcaacaacaactgagAGGAATGTGACGAAGTCACCAGGGCGTGAAATAGAAG TTTGGTGGTTCATCGTTGTGGCTGTGGGTTTGGCTGCACTCTTAATAATCGCTGTGACGCTCTTCTTATGCAAGAGAACTAAAG gCAAAAAAACGCGGATGGATGAAAACACG GGACAGAGCTTAAACCCCGTGGTGACCGAGTCTGGCCCTGAAATCACTCAGCACACG GACGATGGTGTTGCCTACGCCTCCATCAGCTACACCAAGAAGGCCAGCAGTAAAACCCGG GTGCAGGTTAGAAGTGACGATGACGAAGACGACACGGTGACCTACAGCACTGTGAGagcttcttcctctcctgctgcagcCGACACCGCTGACCCCAACAACATCTACGCCAAGATCAACAAACCACGCAAATAA
- the LOC104939015 gene encoding cytochrome P450 2K1 codes for MGIFELFLQSSSYVLLLGALVVLLLTYFISCFNFNSQENRKEPPGPKPLPLLGNLLDLKKPLSALTELSKKYGSVFTIYLGPKKVVVLAGYKTVKEALVNHADGFGGRDVLPIMHEFNQGHGITWSNGDSWKEIRRFVLTNLRDFGMGKKACEDKIIEECEHLTEVFKKFKGEAFDTTQPISCAVSNIICSMVYGNRFDYSDPEFTSLVDRTRKRIQLLNTPSIQAYNLIPWCCKWISNRKEFHRLGCVNRTQNIKLCKQLKETLNPEMCRGFVDAFLVQKLNLEESGVPNAYFDDENLLKTVMNLFAAGTDTTGITLRWAFLYMAKYPKIQDQVQEEVSRVIGSRQVQVEDRKNLPFTNAVIHETQRLANIAPIAVGHRTNQDVTFQGHFIKKGTTVYPFLTSVLYDETEWENPYSFYPAHFLDKDGKFVKRDAFMAFSAGRRVCPGESLARMELFVFFITLLQHFRFSPPPGVSEDDLDLTPRTGVVLTPLPHKLCAVPRM; via the exons ATGGGGATCTTTGAGCTTTTCCTCCAGTCCTCCAGTTATGTCCTTCTGCTAGGGGCTTTAGTGGTCCTGCTACTCACCTACTTCATATCCTGCTTCAACTTTAACTCCCAGGAAAACAGGAAAGAGCCTCCAGGACCAAAGCCACTTCCTCTACTTGGTAacctgctggacctgaagaAACCCCTCAGCGCATTAACTGAG CTTTCAAAGAAATATGGATCAGTGTTCACCATCTATTTGGGACCTAAGAAGGTGGTGGTCCTGGCAGGATACAAGACGGTGAAGGAGGCACTTGTCAATCATGCTGATGGGTTTGGAGGCAGAGATGTTTTGCCAATTATGCATGAATTTAATCAGGGGCATG GTATTACATGGTCCAATGGTGATTCGTGGAAAGAGATAAGACGCTTTGTTTTGACGAACCTGAGAGACTTTGGAATGGGCAAGAAGGCATGCGAGGACAAAATCATTGAGGAATGTGAGCACCTCACTGAGGTGTTCAAGAAATTTAAAG GAGAAGCTTTTGATACGACCCAACCAATAAGCTGTGCGGTCTCTAATATAATCTGCTCCATGGTCTATGGCAACAGATTTGATTATAGCGATCCAGAGTTTACGTCGCTGGTAGATCGCACAAGAAAACGCATTCAGCTTCTGAACACTCCTTCAATACAG GCGTATAACCTGATCCCGTGGTGCTGCAAGTGGATCTCTAACAGGAAGGAATTCCACAGATTAGGTTGTGTCAATAGGACACAGAACATAAAGCTGTGCAAACAACTGAAGGAGACCCTCAATCCAGAGATGTGCAGAGGCTTTGTGGACGCCTTTCTGGTCCAAAAATTAAATCTGGAG GAATCTGGAGTTCCCAACGCTTACTTTGACGATGAAAATCTTTTGAAGACAGTTATGAATCTTTTCGCTGCCGGCACTGATACAACAGGAATAACGCTGAGATGGGCATTTCTGTATATGGCCAAGTATCCAAAAATACAAG ACCAGGTCCAGGAGGAAGTGAGCAGGGTGATAGGAAGTCGCCAGGTGCAGGTCGAGGACAGGAAGAACCTGCCCTTCACTAACGCCGTCATCCATGAGACTCAGAGACTGGCCAACATCGCCCCGATTGCAGTGGGTCACAGAACCAACCAAGATGTAACCTTCCAGGGTCACTTCATTAAGAAG GGGACCACAGTGTATCCTTTCTTGACGTCTGTCCTGTATGATGAGACTGAGTGGGAGAACCCATACAGCTTTTATCCCGCCCACTTCCTGGACAAAGACGGAAAGTTCGTCAAGCGAGATGCCTTCATGGCTTTCTCTGCAG GTCGCAGGGTGTGTCCAGGAGAAAGCCTGGCCAGGATGGAGCTCTTCGTCTTCTTCATCACGCTTCTGCAACACTTTCGTTTCAGTCCTCCACCTGGAGTTTCAGAGGATGACCTGGATCTGACTCCACGTACGGGCGTCGTCCTCACCCCCTTACCTCATAAACTGTGTGCGGTCCCTCGGATGTGA